Part of the Onthophagus taurus isolate NC chromosome 11, IU_Otau_3.0, whole genome shotgun sequence genome is shown below.
GATTTTAACTAAACTAGTGTCAGCTAACTGGCGCCTTAAAGATAAGTTTCCACAAGTTTTAAGTGTTCATAATAGCATCTATTTGCAGCTTATATTCTATCCTTTATTGCGTTCGTAATCGTATCAAATACAGCGGCTGGGTactcaaaatttttgacaccCTTTAAACTGGACTGCCCTTGATGTATATATTTTTGGGATTTCTTACTTTTCACCTTCATATATTTCGTCTTTGTTTCGTTTATTATGAGTCCCACCTGTTTCGTGCTTCCTTCCATTTTTCTACAAACTTCAACCATTTTAGTCGATGATTATCGTCGACGTATCCACACAGAATATGCGATTTGGCAGTTTGCCACCTTTGACAAGGTCACCAATCACCGAGTGCAGTGCTCCTTGCTTCATCTCCGGctttattttgaacaatactGATATCAAAGATTAAAGAGTAAACAAAATGCGAGGCTAGAGTGAGAAACTCTagttttgaaaagaaatagaagacatttcaatttaaatgttCTGACAATAAGAAACCATTACAATTTAAAGGTCCATAGCGTTCAAGGTCATAAAAAATGGCAGCCCTGCATCAAAGGTGCTGACACGAAGCGCCGCATCTTGTTTACTCTTTAATCTTTgatgatatcttatgctaattagcgctacctaccactgtcactagaactaacactagacatagaactagaaagtttcgagtttagccgtgcatcttcagacgcgaattgttaatttcattgaaatataaatgatttgattttgctttcttaTTTTCATTCCATTTATCACATCATATTTTGTTCATTATCCTTTTGTAATGtgtaagtttattattaaaaaataagattttatcaACTCAATAAGTTTTTATGTAATCCTTTGTAACATTGTTTCGCATTCAATGATGCGGATTCAATGTAATTGTGATAAtgagtttttttgaaaacttatTAAAAGTTATACAACGTGTTATTTCCTGAATGacacaacaaaataataaagtgttatttacataataaaacaaaaaagtgtattgctttataacatttaattaaaaacgttttacaTCTATCAAAAATCGATCTAAAAAAGTATGATCTAAATAAcagtttaataacaataaatcggattttttagttttaaatgtcATAATTTTCGTGGAGTCCTAATTTTTCGCTTTCTTCTTTGCCACATTTAGCCATATGAGTAGCGGTAACACAAGGATCACTATCTTCCTCAACTAAAAaacaatgattaattttttttataaatcatttaaattaatttgttaccTTTTTCGTGacaagttttaaaaacagTTGTTGCTTTAGAATAAGCATCGGCATCAAATTCTTTTAGTGGGGCTATAGATTTAAGTCCAGCTTCTAAATCCATTTTACCATCGGCTGTttgctaaaaataattaaattattaacgaaattattttattattaaaatcttacAATTCCCCAATGTTTATGCATGCACAAAATAAGACACATTCCTTCGTGTTTCGTTGggatttcttttttcattattaaagaaTCTAAATCATCTATAAAATAGGATTCGATTAATTAGattggattaaaatttaagttttattaccGTTTGTAGCTCCAACTTCGCTTAAACATTTCGTCCCAACATCTTTTATGAGTGCTTTAAATTCGGCGACAAATTCTTTTTCgtcctaaaaaaaaattaaattaattgaatttggcacaaaaataattttgaacttACAGCAAAAGCCGCTGCAATAACAACAAGAAACACTACGAGAAACGATTTCATTCTGTATTTCTCACTTTACTATTTGATATCTATTAAAACGTCCCATGTCTTTTATATGGTTGTCGATCAAGGTTACGGGGGggaacgaaaaattaaaattgtaattacgATTACATCTTCTAATTGTTTCCTGTGCTGAATTATTTCTGCATACACGGTATATTTGccagaaaaaaagtaaataacaGGTTATGAGTTtcgtttattactttttttttgcaaagttgttttgtaatgctttttttgtaattgcgGTTTGATGTAATGGATGGGTTGGGATCTTTTTAATTGAAACTCGTCGATAATGCTGCTATGTAATATCTATTTTAGTGCGTAATACTCAATTAACaagaaacattaataaaatcggAATATCggttaaatttcaaaaattgcttCAGTAACACCACGTTTTTTCATTTCAACCATGGTGCATTTTACGCCTTCAGCTGAAGTTTCACATGGGTCATCATGTTTAATCACTACACAAAAaagacataaataaataattttaaataacagaattaattatttattaattaccgCCGCAAATATCTCCTACTTCTACTATGTTATTGTATATTCCGGCATCAATTGCTTTTAAACTTGAGAAGAATTCCagaattttatctttatcaaAGGAGCCTTTATCATTCATCTAAAAAAATGGGAAGAggcaataaaaaattgatttaaataattattgatttcaTACAAATCCAAAATGAGTGTTGATACAATGAATTACACATTTTCCATCGTGCTCCgttggaatttttttttgagttaattctTCCATTGCCgctgaaataaattataaaaaaggtGATATAACAGAGTCGAAATGGTCACTTTTTACTTAGCTACACCGTTGAATAGGATTTTTAAATCTGCATCCTATACTTAAAGCGACAAAACCTCAATCACACAAAAAAGAGCCACAACCAATAAATATAGAGTTAAGTGAACTGGGAAACATTAAAGCTAAATGAGTAAAGAACGGAACACTCTTCATGAGATGTATAAAGGGAAAATCGATCCAGAAGAATGGAAAATAAGGTTCATGTCATCAATCCATAAAAAAagggatccttcaagaaattaattgtacctataaaattatcgatgaaaattgcaacatagaaaattttatcaaaacttcaaatattgttttctcaaaaactaaaagttatttttcaaaacgggtgggttcattggaaagaggacacttttattaacactttggaaaattttcatactcatattccaagaaatggattttatacgaatttttaaaacttaatcggcgaaaattgtaaaattcgaaaaaacagtcgatcatttcaaaaatttatttctcaaaaactaaaagcgatttttcaaaacggcttgttgcattaaaaagaggatactctaattaataattggtgatatttccacaaagatccttcaagaaattaattttatagcgaattttgaaaattatcgatgaaaattgcaacatcggaaattttatcaaaacttcaaatattgttttctcaaaaactaaaagttatttttcaaaacggattggttcattggaaagaggacacttttaataacactttgagtaattttcaaactcatattccaagaaatggattttatacgaatttttaaaacttaatcggcgaaaattgcaaaatttgaaaaaattgtcgatcatttcaaaaatttttttctcaaaaactgaaagcgatttttcagaacggctttttgcattaaagagaggatactttaattaataattggtgaaatttccacaaagatctttcaaaaaattaattttatagcgaattttgaaaattatcgatgaaaattgcaacatcgaaaattttatcaaaacttcaaatattgttttctcaaaaactaaaagttatttttcaaaacgggttggttcattggaaagagaacacttttattaacactttgagaaatttttatactcctattccaagaagtgatatttccacaaggtgatatttccacaagaatccttcaagaaattaattttatagcgaattttgaaaattatcgatgaaaattgcaacatcgaaaattttatcgaaacttcaaatattgttttttcaaaaactaaaagttatttttcaaaacgggttggttcattggaaagagaacacttttattaacactttgagaaatttttatactcctattccaagaagtgatatttccacaaggtgatatttccacaagaatccttcaagaaattaattttatagcgaattttgaaaattatcgatgaaaattgcaacatcgaaaattttatcgaaacttcaaatattgttttttcaaaaactaaaagttatttttcaaaacgggttggttcattggaaagagaacacttttattaacactttgagaaatttttatactcctattccaagaagtggattttatacgaatttttaaaacttaatcggcgaaaattgcaaaattcgaaaaaattttcgatcatttcaaaaaattttttctcaaaaactaaaagcgatttttcaaaacggcttgttgcattaaaaagaggatactttaattaataattggtgatatttccacaaagatccttcaaaaaattaattttatagcgaattttga
Proteins encoded:
- the LOC111415432 gene encoding general odorant-binding protein 28a-like, with protein sequence MKSFLVVFLVVIAAAFADEKEFVAEFKALIKDVGTKCLSEVGATNDDLDSLIMKKEIPTKHEGMCLILCMHKHWGIQTADGKMDLEAGLKSIAPLKEFDADAYSKATTVFKTCHEKVEEDSDPCVTATHMAKCGKEESEKLGLHENYDI